From the Candidatus Margulisiibacteriota bacterium genome, the window CAGCTTATCGACAGGGAATGCAGGGCAGGCAAAAAACAGGTTGTCCCCAATAATCATTGAGCCATGTTCACCTTTTTTTACAATTACGTATTTCAAACCCTGGTTCAAAACGGTCCTGGCTGCATTAATAAGATTGGACTCATTCGTATATTGCCTTAATTCCGCATCATTAATGAAAAGAATATCTACATTTTTGACAACTTCAGATAAAGCTTCCTTCTGGCTGTCAATCCAAAAGTTCATGGTATCCATAGCAACTAACTCCGGCCTGGATAATTTATTTAATACATCGAGTTGTAAGACAGGGTGAATATTACCTAGAAAAAGATATTTACTCTCCTGGTATTTAACGGGTATCTTAGGCACAAAGTCAGCAAAAACATTAAGCTGGGTGTCGAGGGTATGGGCTTGATTCATGTCGTTCTCATAATATCCGGCCCAACGAAATGTCTTCCCTTCAACTATCTCAAGACCTGAGACATCGATACCTCGAAGGGACAGGAAAT encodes:
- a CDS encoding sugar kinase, which produces MSLLIVGSVALDSIKTPYGGHSDILGGSAVHASMSASFHSPVNLVGVVGDDFPQEHVDFLSLRGIDVSGLEIVEGKTFRWAGYYENDMNQAHTLDTQLNVFADFVPKIPVKYQESKYLFLGNIHPVLQLDVLNKLSRPELVAMDTMNFWIDSQKEALSEVVKNVDILFINDAELRQYTNESNLINAARTVLNQGLKYVIVKKGEHGSMIIGDNLFFACPAFPVDKLADPTGAGDTFAGGFMGYVAKTKDMTEENLKKALVVGTIMSSFNVEAFSLNRLKTLTIEEVAHRYNSLRAFTSFTDHVFE